One Tachyglossus aculeatus isolate mTacAcu1 chromosome 18, mTacAcu1.pri, whole genome shotgun sequence DNA segment encodes these proteins:
- the RRP1B gene encoding ribosomal RNA processing protein 1 homolog B isoform X2, whose translation MASAEPPAEIQFAQRLTSSEKGTREQAVRKLRRFIGVKTQTAAGFSQEELLKIWKGLFYCMWMQDQPLLQEELAGTISQLIHVVVNLEAQHLFIQTFWQTMNREWDGLDRRHLDKFHLLTRVVLRESFEVLKRNDWEDSRIKLFLGVLMQEVVHPANHASNGVKFHFIDIYLAELAKVGAEELTADQNLKFIDPFCKITAKTKDPALVQTITQGIFEAIVAQSPFAVEAAVEERQANGDGGLLTEEQEAPKKTSSRKVKGKDSSRKAGSNVEEEPKIQVGSFENSGPVLQFNYKAVADRLCEMTGKKNIPPFNRRRLCKLIRKFQDLAEGNFPKDSLPEDVSADEDDGTCGQGKPKKEEVTHLEKAKREKENGRQREEPCEPGLRKRKRKKKKRSSSPRPGASDVEAKGSGEPTSGRKRQKRGGGASGLGGRDAGLSKEGPPADTSRKRLGKRGEGPQEELGEAAVPPATLSAVANGPTQEPVPNGPPAVQGKSARKKQRPVALAINGNGLAPHVTAQPPPKRTSACSAGAGDPQPPLAQKVKVEEKKTKLDFLDPVILCGEKPGLLKKRKKAKRTLSSGETNGGLEPAAKTNESSGTFSPAKKAKLKPENDFVKFESTTLPKPVFFRKAKSSASISSPTVQSAQKLPSSSKKVTFGLNKNMTAEFRKTDKSILVSPEGPSRVAFNPKQKPLHGVLKTPTGSPSGTPLVNKKSLFPPPQRRPTAMDFF comes from the exons ATGGCCTCCGCCGAGCCGCCGGCCGAAATCCAGTTCGCCCAGCGCCTGACGTCCAGCGAGAAGGGCACCCGGGAGCAGGCCGTGAGGAAGCTACGCAGGTTCATCGGCGTGAAGACGCAGACGGCCGCAG GATTCAGTCAAGAGGAATTACTGAAAATATGGAAAGGCCTCTTTTACTGCATGTGGATGCAAGATCAGCCCCTCCTACAA GAGGAACTAGCTGGCACTATTTCTCAACTTATCCATGTTGTTGTTAACCTGGAAGCTC AACACTTGTTCATCCAGACTTTCTGGCAAACCATGAATCGGGAATGGGATGGCCTGGACAGGCGGCACCTGGACAAATTCCACCTG TTAACCCGGGTGGTACTGCGAGAGTCCTTTGAGGTACTGAAGAGAAATGATTGGGAAGACAG CCGGATCAAGTTATTTCTGGGTGTACTCATGCAAGAAGTCGTGCACCCTGCGAATCATGCTTCCAATGGAGTGAAATTCCACTTTATTGACATCTACCTTGCTGAATTGGCCAAAGTGGGGGCAGAGGAG CTCACGGCAGATCAGAATCTGAAGTTCATCGATCCGTTCTGCAAGATCACCGCCAAGACGAAGGA TCCAGCCTTGGTGCAGACCATAACCCAGGGCATCTTCGAAGCCATCGTAGCCCAGTCTCCGTTTGCCGTTGAAGCCGCCGTGGAGGAGCGACAAGCAAATGGGGACGGCGGGCTGCTGACAGAGGAGCAGGAGGCGCCTAAAAAAACATCCAGTAGAAAAGTCAAAG GCAAAGATTCCTCGAGGAAGGCCGGGTCAAACGTGGAAGAGGAGCCAAAGATTCAAGTTGGCAGCTTTGAAAACAGTGGTCCTGTACTCCAG TTTAACTATAAGGCTGTGGCCGACCGGCTGTGCGAAATGACCGGCAAGAAAAACATCCCTCCCTTCAACAGGAGGCGGCTCTGCAAACTGATCCGAAA aTTCCAAGATCTAGCTGAAG GCAACTTCCCCAAGGACAGTCTCCCTGAAGACGTTTCCGCCGACGAAGACGATGGCACCTGCGGCCAGGGAAAGCCCAAGAAGGAGGAGGTCACCCATCTGGAGAAAGctaagagggaaaaagagaatg GCCGACAGAGAGAGGAGCCGTGCGAGCCCGGCCTgcggaagagaaaaaggaaaaagaagaagcgCAGCAGCAGCCCCCGGCCAGGCGCCTCGGACGTGGAAGCGAAGGGGAGCGGCGAACCCACATCTGGGAGAAAAAGGCAGAAACGGGGAGGCGGAGCGTCCGGGCTCGGGGGACGGGACGCTGGCCTCAGCAAGGAGGGCCCCCCGGCAGACACCAGCAGGAAGAGGCTGGGCAAGCGGGGCGAGGGGCCccaggaagagctgggggaggccGCGGTGCCCCCTGCCACCCTCTCCGCCGTGGCAAACGGCCCCACCCAGGAGCCCGTGCCCAACGGGCCCCCGGCCGTCCAGGGGAAGTCTGCGAGAAAGAAGCAGCGGCCCGTGGCCCTCGCCATCAACGGCAATGGCCTGGCTCCGCACGTCACAGCTCAGCCCCCGCCAAAGAGAACGTCGGCGTGTTCGGCCGGGGCCGGCGACCCCCAGCCTCCCTTGGCCCAGAAAGTCAAGGTCGAGGAAAAAAAGACAAAGCTGGACTTTCTGGACCCAGTCATTCTGTGCGGTGAGAAGCCCGGGCTCCTGAAGAAGCGGAAGAAAGCGAAGCGGACCTTAAGCTCGGGGGAAACTAACGGAGGCCTGGAGCCCGCTGCCAAGACTAAT GAAAGCAGCGGGACTTTCAGCCCGGCGAAGAAAGCGAAGCTGAAGCCCGAGAATGATTTTGTGAAGTTTGAAAGCACGACGTTgccgaagcccgtgttcttcaGGAAAGCCAAAAGCAGTGCCAGCATCTCCTCCCCGACCGTTCAG TCAGCCCAGAAGCTGCCATCCAGCTCCAAAAAGGTCACCTTCGGTCTGAACAAGAACATGACGGCCG
- the RRP1B gene encoding ribosomal RNA processing protein 1 homolog B isoform X1: MASAEPPAEIQFAQRLTSSEKGTREQAVRKLRRFIGVKTQTAAGFSQEELLKIWKGLFYCMWMQDQPLLQEELAGTISQLIHVVVNLEAQHLFIQTFWQTMNREWDGLDRRHLDKFHLLTRVVLRESFEVLKRNDWEDSRIKLFLGVLMQEVVHPANHASNGVKFHFIDIYLAELAKVGAEELTADQNLKFIDPFCKITAKTKDPALVQTITQGIFEAIVAQSPFAVEAAVEERQANGDGGLLTEEQEAPKKTSSRKVKAGKDSSRKAGSNVEEEPKIQVGSFENSGPVLQFNYKAVADRLCEMTGKKNIPPFNRRRLCKLIRKFQDLAEGNFPKDSLPEDVSADEDDGTCGQGKPKKEEVTHLEKAKREKENGRQREEPCEPGLRKRKRKKKKRSSSPRPGASDVEAKGSGEPTSGRKRQKRGGGASGLGGRDAGLSKEGPPADTSRKRLGKRGEGPQEELGEAAVPPATLSAVANGPTQEPVPNGPPAVQGKSARKKQRPVALAINGNGLAPHVTAQPPPKRTSACSAGAGDPQPPLAQKVKVEEKKTKLDFLDPVILCGEKPGLLKKRKKAKRTLSSGETNGGLEPAAKTNESSGTFSPAKKAKLKPENDFVKFESTTLPKPVFFRKAKSSASISSPTVQSAQKLPSSSKKVTFGLNKNMTAEFRKTDKSILVSPEGPSRVAFNPKQKPLHGVLKTPTGSPSGTPLVNKKSLFPPPQRRPTAMDFF; this comes from the exons ATGGCCTCCGCCGAGCCGCCGGCCGAAATCCAGTTCGCCCAGCGCCTGACGTCCAGCGAGAAGGGCACCCGGGAGCAGGCCGTGAGGAAGCTACGCAGGTTCATCGGCGTGAAGACGCAGACGGCCGCAG GATTCAGTCAAGAGGAATTACTGAAAATATGGAAAGGCCTCTTTTACTGCATGTGGATGCAAGATCAGCCCCTCCTACAA GAGGAACTAGCTGGCACTATTTCTCAACTTATCCATGTTGTTGTTAACCTGGAAGCTC AACACTTGTTCATCCAGACTTTCTGGCAAACCATGAATCGGGAATGGGATGGCCTGGACAGGCGGCACCTGGACAAATTCCACCTG TTAACCCGGGTGGTACTGCGAGAGTCCTTTGAGGTACTGAAGAGAAATGATTGGGAAGACAG CCGGATCAAGTTATTTCTGGGTGTACTCATGCAAGAAGTCGTGCACCCTGCGAATCATGCTTCCAATGGAGTGAAATTCCACTTTATTGACATCTACCTTGCTGAATTGGCCAAAGTGGGGGCAGAGGAG CTCACGGCAGATCAGAATCTGAAGTTCATCGATCCGTTCTGCAAGATCACCGCCAAGACGAAGGA TCCAGCCTTGGTGCAGACCATAACCCAGGGCATCTTCGAAGCCATCGTAGCCCAGTCTCCGTTTGCCGTTGAAGCCGCCGTGGAGGAGCGACAAGCAAATGGGGACGGCGGGCTGCTGACAGAGGAGCAGGAGGCGCCTAAAAAAACATCCAGTAGAAAAGTCAAAG CAGGCAAAGATTCCTCGAGGAAGGCCGGGTCAAACGTGGAAGAGGAGCCAAAGATTCAAGTTGGCAGCTTTGAAAACAGTGGTCCTGTACTCCAG TTTAACTATAAGGCTGTGGCCGACCGGCTGTGCGAAATGACCGGCAAGAAAAACATCCCTCCCTTCAACAGGAGGCGGCTCTGCAAACTGATCCGAAA aTTCCAAGATCTAGCTGAAG GCAACTTCCCCAAGGACAGTCTCCCTGAAGACGTTTCCGCCGACGAAGACGATGGCACCTGCGGCCAGGGAAAGCCCAAGAAGGAGGAGGTCACCCATCTGGAGAAAGctaagagggaaaaagagaatg GCCGACAGAGAGAGGAGCCGTGCGAGCCCGGCCTgcggaagagaaaaaggaaaaagaagaagcgCAGCAGCAGCCCCCGGCCAGGCGCCTCGGACGTGGAAGCGAAGGGGAGCGGCGAACCCACATCTGGGAGAAAAAGGCAGAAACGGGGAGGCGGAGCGTCCGGGCTCGGGGGACGGGACGCTGGCCTCAGCAAGGAGGGCCCCCCGGCAGACACCAGCAGGAAGAGGCTGGGCAAGCGGGGCGAGGGGCCccaggaagagctgggggaggccGCGGTGCCCCCTGCCACCCTCTCCGCCGTGGCAAACGGCCCCACCCAGGAGCCCGTGCCCAACGGGCCCCCGGCCGTCCAGGGGAAGTCTGCGAGAAAGAAGCAGCGGCCCGTGGCCCTCGCCATCAACGGCAATGGCCTGGCTCCGCACGTCACAGCTCAGCCCCCGCCAAAGAGAACGTCGGCGTGTTCGGCCGGGGCCGGCGACCCCCAGCCTCCCTTGGCCCAGAAAGTCAAGGTCGAGGAAAAAAAGACAAAGCTGGACTTTCTGGACCCAGTCATTCTGTGCGGTGAGAAGCCCGGGCTCCTGAAGAAGCGGAAGAAAGCGAAGCGGACCTTAAGCTCGGGGGAAACTAACGGAGGCCTGGAGCCCGCTGCCAAGACTAAT GAAAGCAGCGGGACTTTCAGCCCGGCGAAGAAAGCGAAGCTGAAGCCCGAGAATGATTTTGTGAAGTTTGAAAGCACGACGTTgccgaagcccgtgttcttcaGGAAAGCCAAAAGCAGTGCCAGCATCTCCTCCCCGACCGTTCAG TCAGCCCAGAAGCTGCCATCCAGCTCCAAAAAGGTCACCTTCGGTCTGAACAAGAACATGACGGCCG